In the Klebsiella aerogenes KCTC 2190 genome, one interval contains:
- the eno gene encoding phosphopyruvate hydratase has translation MSKIVKVIGREIIDSRGNPTVEAEVHLEGGFVGMAAAPSGASTGSREALELRDGDKSRFLGKGVTKAVAAVNGPIAQAVLGKDAKDQAGIDKIMIDLDGTENKSNFGANAILAVSLANAKAAAASKGQPLFEHIAELNGTPGKYSMPVPMMNIINGGEHADNNVDIQEFMIQPVGAPTLKEAVRMGSEVFHHLAKVLKSKGMNTAVGDEGGYAPNLGSNAEALAVIAEAVKAAGYELGKDITLAMDCAASEFYKDGKYVLAGEGNKAFTSEEFTHFLEELTKQYPIVSIEDGLDESDWDGFAYQTKVLGDKIQLVGDDLFVTNTKILKEGIEKGIANSILIKFNQIGSLTETLAAIKMAKDAGYTAVISHRSGETEDATIADLAVGTAAGQIKTGSMSRSDRVAKYNQLIRIEEALGEKAPYNGRKEIKGQA, from the coding sequence ATGTCCAAAATCGTTAAAGTCATCGGTCGTGAAATCATCGACTCCCGTGGTAACCCGACTGTTGAAGCCGAAGTACACCTGGAAGGTGGTTTCGTCGGTATGGCAGCTGCTCCGTCAGGTGCTTCTACTGGTTCCCGCGAAGCGCTGGAACTGCGCGATGGCGACAAATCCCGTTTCCTGGGTAAAGGCGTAACCAAAGCTGTTGCTGCGGTAAACGGCCCGATCGCTCAGGCAGTCCTGGGTAAAGATGCTAAAGATCAAGCTGGCATCGATAAGATCATGATCGACCTGGACGGTACTGAAAACAAATCCAACTTCGGTGCGAACGCAATCCTGGCGGTATCCCTGGCGAACGCCAAAGCAGCAGCTGCTTCTAAAGGCCAGCCGCTGTTCGAACACATTGCTGAACTGAACGGCACTCCGGGCAAATACTCTATGCCGGTTCCGATGATGAACATCATCAACGGTGGTGAGCACGCTGACAACAACGTCGACATCCAGGAATTCATGATTCAGCCGGTTGGCGCGCCGACTCTGAAAGAAGCCGTACGTATGGGTTCTGAAGTGTTCCACCACCTGGCGAAAGTTCTGAAATCCAAAGGTATGAACACTGCAGTTGGTGACGAAGGCGGCTACGCGCCGAACCTGGGTTCCAACGCCGAAGCGCTGGCTGTTATCGCTGAAGCGGTTAAAGCAGCAGGCTACGAACTGGGCAAAGACATCACTCTGGCGATGGACTGCGCAGCTTCTGAATTCTACAAAGACGGTAAATACGTTCTGGCTGGCGAAGGCAACAAAGCGTTCACCTCTGAAGAGTTCACCCACTTCCTGGAAGAGCTGACCAAACAGTACCCGATCGTCTCCATCGAAGATGGTCTGGACGAGTCTGACTGGGACGGTTTCGCATACCAGACCAAAGTACTGGGCGACAAAATCCAGCTGGTTGGTGACGATCTGTTCGTAACCAACACCAAGATCCTTAAAGAAGGCATCGAAAAAGGCATCGCTAACTCCATCCTGATCAAATTCAACCAGATCGGTTCTCTGACCGAAACTCTGGCTGCAATCAAGATGGCGAAAGACGCTGGCTACACCGCTGTCATCTCTCACCGTTCTGGCGAAACTGAAGACGCTACCATCGCTGACCTGGCTGTTGGTACCGCTGCAGGCCAGATCAAAACTGGTTCTATGAGCCGTTCTGACCGCGTTGCTAAATACAACCAGCTGATTCGTATCGAAGAAGCGCTGGGTGAAAAAGCGCCGTACAACGGTCGTAAAGAGATCAAAGGCCAGGCTTAA